One stretch of Patescibacteria group bacterium DNA includes these proteins:
- a CDS encoding PAS domain-containing protein, with translation MIKKNSKNNRNELRKDNLPEFKKLFEFFPYPFYIINVDDYSISFTNVKIKKNINKNSLFCHELSHGSKKPCSELDHVCPVREVKKTKKLVVLEHLHKDKNGKDINVRLMAYPIFNKAKKLTKIVEYHIDITEEKNDKMLLSESETILSSMVNSVQDVIFTKDKNLKYTRINTVAEKYFKKENSKLIGKDDSSIYSKSEISKIKDLDNRVLLGETIKEDVVKKINEEERIFQKTKTPLIDKKGEIIGICGIAHDITDSRKRETELVNINRLNKDILENSPVGMFVINKEGRAIYVNQKMIEMSGRTFDNFVSINFLKHAPYENIGLLDKIKSCFDGNKFRMEAIKYTSVIGKKETMRNFIGLPVGEVDSPSVLIIVEDITEMERKKEDLEKRNNELEVFNNIAVNRELRMIDLKNEIKKLKKTE, from the coding sequence ATGATTAAAAAAAATAGCAAAAATAACAGGAATGAGCTAAGAAAAGATAATCTTCCAGAGTTTAAAAAACTTTTTGAATTTTTCCCATATCCATTTTATATAATAAACGTCGATGATTATAGTATTTCTTTTACTAATGTTAAAATTAAGAAAAACATCAATAAAAATAGTCTGTTTTGTCATGAGTTATCTCATGGTTCAAAAAAACCTTGCTCAGAGCTTGATCATGTATGCCCCGTAAGAGAAGTAAAAAAAACGAAAAAACTAGTTGTTCTTGAACACTTACATAAGGACAAAAACGGGAAAGATATTAATGTTAGATTGATGGCTTACCCTATTTTTAATAAAGCGAAAAAGCTAACTAAAATTGTCGAATATCATATTGATATAACAGAAGAAAAAAATGATAAAATGTTATTAAGTGAGAGTGAGACAATCTTATCTTCTATGGTTAATTCGGTGCAAGATGTTATTTTTACAAAAGATAAAAATTTAAAATACACACGCATAAATACGGTTGCGGAAAAGTATTTTAAAAAAGAAAATTCAAAGTTAATTGGGAAAGATGATTCTAGTATTTATTCAAAGAGTGAAATAAGTAAAATTAAAGATCTTGACAATAGAGTATTATTAGGAGAGACAATAAAAGAAGATGTTGTAAAAAAAATTAATGAAGAAGAAAGAATTTTTCAAAAAACAAAAACTCCACTTATTGATAAAAAGGGTGAGATAATTGGAATATGTGGAATAGCTCACGATATAACAGACTCCAGAAAAAGAGAGACAGAATTGGTTAATATTAATAGATTGAATAAAGATATTTTAGAAAATTCTCCCGTAGGAATGTTTGTTATTAATAAAGAGGGGAGAGCTATCTATGTTAATCAAAAAATGATTGAGATGTCCGGGAGAACATTTGATAATTTTGTTAGTATAAATTTTTTAAAACACGCACCATATGAAAATATTGGGCTTTTAGATAAAATAAAGAGCTGTTTTGATGGGAATAAGTTTAGAATGGAGGCAATAAAATATACTTCTGTTATTGGGAAAAAAGAGACAATGAGAAATTTTATTGGGCTGCCAGTGGGAGAGGTAGATTCTCCGAGTGTTTTAATAATCGTTGAAGATATCACTGAAATGGAAAGAAAGAAAGAAGATTTAGAAAAAAGAAATAATGAGCTAGAAGTATTTAATAACATTGCAGTCAACAGAGAATTAAGAATGATAGACTTGAAGAATGAAATTAAAAAATTAAAAAAAACTGAATAA
- a CDS encoding ATP-binding protein — MNSLYLNIILLLQLTVFVVNSLMALIVWFRSSKPFLKFLYSSFSLSLAFWNLSLFLTILGVWPQIIWSRLAFSFGVVMATALFYFSISFPAGKRIKKFWEYPLVFFSTTLFLLTLTSKMVKTVEVGNGFIGGELGPVIGLFTVYVILMFSLTLGAISFKFIKSEGVLRKQIFYIMLGQWIFIVTFLTTNLFLPVFFGIFNFNNLGPIFSFVMVFLIAYSIIKHNLLDVKLVIQKSLNYSIILSVIISFYLSLIFVLNIFLESNPNTKSIIATIFTIVLGIYGVPYLEKFFKRATDKFFYKDSYDLPTAMNELSEVLNKNIKLDTLIEEFLEKLKGILKVENVILLSTDNNIDLAEVIDMRNKENFKCLNSVDSLLVSIWEIKEIKETKGLDFEMRGSCNILLKIAEKNKIEFFLKIKINKKILGYFLLGNKKSGDSYNSEDKTLLKAISLQAAVAMEKAKLYKQVQDYSKNLEEKVSLRTAKIEGLQKEQKQMMLEIAHRLQTPLTVLKGDLDIVRKETGDEKSLKKFENSINKLSKFIYDILKLARLDNNSETLKMQKLNLTKMVEELGEYFNVVMNEKEIKFNVSVDPRINISANSDKIEELITNLVSNSAKYIGIKKKKKIEIKLKRINSKKAVLEVSDNGVGIESEDQSKVFTRFYRPRNSNNTDIEGTGLGLVIAKKIADVYGIKIKLESKIGVGTSVFLEFRIL; from the coding sequence ATGAATAGCCTTTATTTAAATATTATTTTACTTTTGCAATTAACGGTTTTTGTAGTAAATTCATTAATGGCCTTAATCGTATGGTTTAGAAGCTCAAAACCGTTTTTGAAATTTTTATATTCATCTTTTTCTTTGTCTTTGGCCTTTTGGAATCTTTCATTGTTTTTAACTATTCTAGGTGTCTGGCCTCAAATAATCTGGAGTAGATTGGCATTTTCTTTTGGCGTCGTTATGGCTACGGCGCTTTTTTATTTTTCTATTTCATTCCCAGCAGGAAAAAGGATAAAAAAGTTTTGGGAATATCCGCTTGTTTTTTTCTCCACCACTTTATTTTTACTTACCCTAACAAGTAAAATGGTAAAGACAGTAGAAGTTGGGAATGGTTTTATTGGCGGAGAACTCGGACCGGTTATTGGGTTGTTTACAGTCTATGTAATTCTTATGTTTTCCCTTACTCTAGGAGCTATAAGCTTCAAATTTATTAAATCCGAGGGGGTTTTAAGAAAACAGATTTTTTATATAATGTTGGGGCAGTGGATATTTATTGTAACATTTTTAACAACAAATTTATTTTTACCAGTATTTTTTGGAATATTTAATTTTAATAATTTAGGACCAATATTTTCATTCGTTATGGTATTTTTGATTGCATACTCAATTATTAAGCATAATTTATTAGATGTTAAATTAGTAATTCAAAAAAGTTTAAACTACTCAATTATATTGAGTGTCATAATTTCTTTTTATTTATCATTAATTTTCGTATTAAATATATTTTTAGAATCAAACCCTAATACAAAATCTATTATCGCTACAATCTTTACAATTGTTTTAGGGATTTATGGCGTTCCTTATCTCGAGAAGTTTTTTAAAAGGGCCACAGATAAATTCTTTTATAAAGATTCTTACGATCTTCCAACTGCCATGAATGAATTAAGTGAAGTTTTAAATAAAAATATTAAGCTCGATACTTTAATAGAGGAATTTTTAGAAAAACTAAAAGGCATATTAAAGGTTGAAAATGTAATATTATTATCAACTGATAATAATATTGACTTAGCTGAAGTTATTGATATGAGAAACAAGGAAAATTTTAAATGTCTCAATAGCGTGGATTCTTTACTGGTGAGTATTTGGGAAATAAAAGAGATTAAAGAGACCAAGGGTTTGGATTTTGAAATGAGAGGTTCTTGTAATATTTTATTAAAAATTGCTGAAAAAAATAAAATTGAATTCTTTTTAAAAATAAAAATAAATAAAAAAATATTAGGTTATTTTTTACTTGGAAATAAAAAATCAGGTGATTCTTATAATAGTGAAGATAAGACTCTTCTAAAAGCTATCTCATTGCAAGCTGCTGTTGCTATGGAAAAGGCTAAACTATATAAACAAGTTCAAGATTATTCAAAAAACTTAGAAGAAAAAGTTAGTTTAAGAACTGCAAAAATCGAAGGACTTCAAAAAGAGCAAAAACAAATGATGTTAGAAATTGCTCATCGTCTGCAAACCCCTCTAACGGTCTTGAAGGGTGACCTCGATATAGTGAGAAAAGAGACAGGAGATGAAAAAAGCTTGAAAAAGTTTGAAAATTCCATCAACAAATTATCAAAGTTTATTTATGATATTTTGAAGTTAGCTAGATTGGATAATAACAGTGAAACCCTGAAGATGCAAAAATTAAATTTGACTAAGATGGTTGAGGAATTGGGAGAATATTTTAATGTTGTTATGAATGAAAAGGAAATTAAGTTTAATGTTTCAGTAGATCCTAGAATAAATATAAGCGCCAATAGCGATAAAATTGAAGAATTAATTACGAATTTGGTAAGTAATTCAGCAAAATATATTGGAATAAAGAAAAAGAAAAAAATTGAAATAAAATTAAAAAGAATAAATTCTAAAAAAGCTGTTTTAGAAGTATCTGACAATGGGGTTGGAATAGAAAGTGAAGATCAATCCAAAGTATTTACAAGATTTTATAGACCTAGAAATTCAAACAATACAGACATTGAAGGGACTGGACTTGGATTGGTTATTGCAAAAAAAATAGCAGATGTGTATGGAATAAAAATAAAATTAGAAAGTAAAATTGGAGTAGGAACTAGTGTTTTTTTAGAATTTAGAATACTTTGA
- a CDS encoding methyltransferase domain-containing protein yields MMRKILWEVYALFYDSILFLLPYQSMLEKISSMVDCNQKRIVDFGCGTGNLARVIKKNHKKPYDFLGIDNSRVMLLFAKIKNSFNPFSRFALDDLNHNIFVKDSSLDLVYCINVLYTLNDSEIFLKNIYKKLRLGGDLILVNPKKNPSIIDVLKENFSMLKKKNMKDKINFYFSFLWFLPPFLFVLFFNFFVIKYLGRNQIYHFFNKEELTEMLEKFGFRVIMSEEVYGDSDILIRAIKVLVVECDNEFFYVSKAVTEEDLVASYSLRFDVYCNDINSLNSCDYPNRQEIDYYDDFSTTFIMLSSDGIIGTVRLIKDTPRGFLMEEEFDLLGNIDRSKILEASRVAIKGKYRGSKFFLLLCSAAKIWSKENGYTYWCLACQEELVNLLLIDNWKISILGSVKNYHNTLSIPLLRKI; encoded by the coding sequence ATGATGAGAAAAATACTATGGGAAGTTTATGCGTTATTTTACGACTCTATTTTGTTTTTGTTACCTTACCAATCAATGCTTGAAAAAATATCAAGTATGGTTGATTGCAATCAAAAAAGAATTGTTGATTTTGGTTGTGGAACTGGCAATTTGGCGAGAGTGATTAAAAAGAATCATAAAAAACCATATGATTTTTTAGGAATTGACAATTCAAGGGTCATGCTTCTGTTTGCAAAAATAAAAAATTCGTTTAATCCATTCTCCAGGTTTGCTTTGGATGATTTAAATCACAATATTTTTGTAAAAGATTCTTCTCTTGATCTAGTGTATTGTATAAATGTGTTATATACTTTAAATGACTCTGAAATCTTTTTAAAGAATATTTACAAAAAATTACGCCTAGGTGGGGATTTGATTTTGGTAAATCCAAAAAAGAACCCGAGCATTATTGATGTTTTAAAAGAAAATTTTTCAATGTTAAAAAAAAAGAATATGAAGGATAAGATTAATTTTTATTTTTCTTTTCTTTGGTTCTTGCCACCTTTTTTGTTTGTGTTATTTTTTAATTTTTTTGTTATTAAATATTTAGGTAGAAATCAGATATATCATTTTTTTAATAAAGAAGAATTAACTGAAATGCTTGAAAAATTTGGTTTTAGAGTAATTATGAGCGAAGAAGTTTATGGTGATAGCGATATCTTGATAAGAGCGATAAAAGTGTTGGTTGTAGAGTGTGACAATGAGTTTTTTTATGTCAGTAAGGCAGTTACAGAAGAGGACTTGGTGGCGTCGTATTCTTTGCGTTTTGATGTATATTGTAATGACATAAATTCTCTTAATTCTTGCGATTATCCCAATAGGCAAGAAATTGATTATTATGATGATTTTTCAACAACCTTTATAATGCTAAGCTCAGATGGTATAATTGGAACTGTAAGATTAATAAAAGATACACCTAGAGGATTCTTAATGGAAGAAGAATTTGACTTATTGGGGAATATAGATAGAAGTAAAATTCTAGAGGCCTCAAGGGTCGCTATAAAAGGTAAATATCGAGGTTCAAAATTTTTTCTATTACTTTGCTCGGCTGCAAAAATTTGGAGCAAGGAAAATGGATATACTTATTGGTGTTTGGCCTGTCAAGAAGAACTTGTCAATTTACTCTTAATTGATAATTGGAAAATATCAATTTTAGGTTCGGTTAAAAATTATCACAATACATTATCAATTCCTCTACTTAGAAAAATATGA
- a CDS encoding response regulator transcription factor, whose translation MKVLVVEDEKQISNFIKKSLEKEHFIVDVAMNGEDGSFKARTNNYDIILLDNVMPKKPGQQVCREIRNDGRSVPILMVSVNSETTTKVDLLNSGADDYLTKPFEVSELLARINALLRRPEKVENEIINIDDLTIDIARHEVSRGDKKITLTKKEYMLLKYLVKNAGIVLSRNMLLENVWDMSVDYFSNTIESHIASLRKKIDVKGKKKLIYTVAGIGYKIDLK comes from the coding sequence ATGAAAGTATTAGTTGTTGAAGATGAAAAACAAATTTCTAATTTTATCAAAAAAAGTTTGGAGAAAGAACATTTTATAGTTGATGTAGCGATGAATGGAGAGGATGGTTCTTTCAAGGCACGTACGAATAATTATGATATTATTCTACTTGACAATGTTATGCCAAAAAAACCTGGTCAACAAGTTTGTCGTGAAATTAGAAATGATGGTAGGAGTGTTCCTATACTAATGGTCTCTGTAAATTCTGAAACGACCACAAAAGTAGATTTACTAAACTCGGGTGCAGATGATTATCTCACAAAACCATTTGAAGTTAGCGAACTTTTAGCCAGAATTAATGCACTACTACGAAGGCCAGAAAAAGTTGAAAATGAAATTATTAATATCGATGACTTAACTATTGATATCGCAAGACATGAAGTTTCTCGTGGAGATAAAAAAATAACCTTAACCAAAAAAGAATATATGCTTTTAAAATACCTAGTAAAGAATGCAGGAATAGTCTTGTCTCGCAATATGCTTCTTGAAAATGTTTGGGATATGAGTGTTGATTATTTTTCAAACACAATTGAATCACACATTGCTAGTTTGAGAAAAAAAATTGATGTAAAAGGTAAAAAGAAATTAATATATACAGTGGCAGGTATTGGGTATAAGATTGATTTGAAATAA
- a CDS encoding cohesin domain-containing protein, translating to MRRIKFLFILIAFFVINLLPLFSATVNAAGATLFLSPSSGEYTQGGTITAKVMVNSGGSPGINASEGSLKFDPEYLSVSRLSDSGTIFKLWVTDPTYSNSAGTISYGGGLPGAYTGNAGLIFSIVFNVKKAGNTSVTFSSGSVLAQDGKGTDVVEGYGNATYVLIEPKEEEPKPEPTKPEPEEKEVVRGILPPKPEINSKTHKEDDVWYSNNDPEFSWKMLAELTGVSISITDEAESDPGPIPDGIIETKKFDDVEDGEWYIHVKYQNKAGWGMVAHKKFLVDTKSPILNGVRVDNDGDDNNPSPELVFNASDETSGIAYYELVKGDEVKTLETGMISNGRYKMDRVDPGEHNIQLIIYDNAQNIASSSIDFFVEPLKSPIISDIPNIIKTNEELVIRGKSFYPSVNINISIGTSDKDIKVFTTRTDEEGNWSYFHKEKLEKGNYEIQAWIVDDRGAQSFKTSKHILVVIAPSIIESYGLVIILILLLIILGLITYIWFIKHKFGEERIRIARETDEAKLKLGEIFTALREEVEELMELADKKTGLSESEKRVKDKLQDALDISEEFIGKEIEDVNKEIYLKRKTK from the coding sequence ATGAGGAGGATAAAATTTTTATTTATATTAATAGCATTTTTTGTTATTAATTTATTACCACTTTTTAGTGCCACTGTTAATGCTGCGGGGGCAACTTTGTTTTTGTCTCCATCTAGTGGTGAATACACTCAGGGTGGGACAATAACTGCAAAAGTAATGGTTAATAGCGGAGGAAGTCCTGGTATTAATGCCTCAGAGGGAAGTTTAAAATTTGATCCAGAATATTTAAGTGTTTCTAGACTTTCTGATTCTGGAACTATTTTTAAATTATGGGTAACTGACCCAACTTATTCAAATTCAGCTGGTACTATTTCATACGGGGGAGGTTTGCCAGGTGCCTATACAGGCAATGCTGGTTTAATTTTTTCTATTGTTTTCAATGTTAAAAAAGCAGGCAATACTTCGGTTACTTTTTCTTCTGGATCTGTTTTAGCCCAAGATGGAAAAGGCACGGACGTTGTCGAGGGTTATGGTAATGCTACCTATGTTTTGATAGAGCCAAAAGAAGAAGAGCCAAAACCTGAACCAACTAAACCTGAACCAGAAGAAAAAGAAGTTGTTCGTGGAATATTGCCTCCAAAACCAGAAATTAACTCAAAGACGCACAAAGAAGATGATGTGTGGTATTCAAATAATGATCCTGAATTTTCATGGAAAATGCTAGCTGAGCTGACCGGGGTAAGTATATCCATAACAGACGAAGCCGAATCTGACCCAGGACCAATTCCTGATGGAATTATCGAAACTAAAAAGTTTGATGATGTTGAGGATGGAGAATGGTATATACACGTTAAATATCAGAATAAAGCAGGATGGGGAATGGTTGCTCACAAAAAGTTCTTAGTTGATACAAAATCACCTATTTTAAATGGTGTTAGAGTTGATAATGATGGAGATGACAACAATCCCTCACCAGAACTTGTTTTTAATGCTAGCGATGAAACTTCAGGAATAGCTTATTACGAACTTGTTAAAGGAGACGAAGTTAAGACTCTTGAAACGGGAATGATTTCAAATGGAAGGTATAAGATGGACAGGGTCGATCCAGGTGAACACAATATCCAATTGATAATTTATGACAATGCTCAGAATATTGCTTCTTCTTCTATTGACTTTTTTGTTGAACCATTGAAATCACCTATAATTTCAGACATCCCAAATATAATAAAAACAAATGAAGAGTTGGTTATACGAGGAAAATCATTTTATCCATCTGTAAATATAAATATAAGTATAGGGACATCTGATAAAGACATTAAAGTATTTACAACCAGAACAGATGAAGAGGGTAATTGGTCATATTTTCATAAAGAAAAATTAGAAAAAGGAAATTACGAAATTCAGGCTTGGATTGTTGATGATAGAGGGGCCCAAAGTTTCAAAACATCCAAACACATTTTGGTAGTAATAGCTCCAAGCATAATAGAATCTTATGGTTTAGTGATTATTTTAATCTTACTTTTAATAATACTAGGATTAATAACATATATTTGGTTTATTAAACACAAGTTTGGAGAAGAAAGAATAAGAATAGCCCGAGAAACAGATGAAGCAAAATTAAAATTAGGAGAAATATTTACTGCCCTACGTGAGGAAGTTGAAGAACTAATGGAATTAGCTGATAAAAAAACAGGTCTTTCTGAGTCAGAGAAAAGAGTAAAGGATAAGCTACAAGATGCTCTAGATATTTCAGAAGAGTTTATTGGAAAAGAAATTGAGGATGTAAATAAAGAGATTTATTTAAAAAGGAAAACAAAATAA
- a CDS encoding Hsp20/alpha crystallin family protein: MGFLDKIKDKIESDEHTKKEEPKKEKKPQGFMQLDVDIFQTKEEIYIIALVAGINVQTLDISIENENDVLTLKGKRMLPLIDVEEDAKNYLRQECSWGSFYRQIILPQEVDVSKIDAKVKNGILVLKLPFLRLQKGKMKIEIQKV; this comes from the coding sequence ATGGGCTTTCTAGATAAAATTAAAGACAAAATAGAATCAGACGAGCACACGAAGAAAGAAGAACCAAAAAAAGAAAAAAAACCTCAAGGGTTTATGCAGCTTGATGTAGATATTTTTCAAACAAAGGAAGAAATTTACATTATTGCTTTGGTAGCAGGGATTAATGTTCAAACTCTTGATATTTCCATCGAGAATGAGAATGATGTCTTAACGCTAAAGGGAAAAAGGATGTTGCCCTTGATTGATGTAGAAGAAGACGCTAAGAATTACTTAAGACAAGAATGTTCTTGGGGTTCGTTTTACAGACAAATCATTCTACCACAAGAAGTTGATGTTTCTAAAATTGATGCTAAGGTTAAAAATGGAATTTTGGTTTTGAAATTGCCTTTTCTAAGATTACAAAAAGGTAAAATGAAAATAGAAATTCAAAAAGTTTAA
- a CDS encoding dockerin type I repeat-containing protein — protein MNKLYRKIKIILLLSVMVFSVAPKIEAKNLTQISDYITTSRPGYQANHTIKFRTTEAIPPSGKIKISPEDNFFLIPVALDYTDIDLATSTDRDTGYVERNLFSFPIFTADGVSITGSATTSAIEITLRNNLGIPAGAYVQIKIGDIAVHEEFGDTYIINPGDAGSYGLEVETFDSSNNLLDRAEPMVAIVEAVTVSSYMPKIRSRGSPSGTLAFGTVSTIMSLVSNYSADCRYSTASNTPFTSMTDDFGYTGNYFHSETLTALTGGFHAYYIRCRDQYAVDDIDDYVILFYVESVEGEVGTGDSDSTSTEDGIGDELVDDGGTDGGGGGGTGVTSGTLDPYDVPLADPAVEFSGFAYPGSRVYLLVDGVASQNVLANSVGVFSLGIDELPRGVYTFGIWAADREGKNSLTYNTTFYVEEGTKSAVSDIFISPTLNTSIMEVDPGNSMALHGYGAASTFTEVWFYPYLERALREEEIIKQQADVDSLGLWNIILNTDEAFGGQYRLKARSYKEGLGYSEFSGIINIGVGEQVEEQTTECANGDLNGDGKVNITDFSIMLYWWNTDNACADQNDSGNVDLTDFSIMMFYWTG, from the coding sequence GTGAATAAATTGTATAGGAAAATTAAAATTATTTTATTGCTATCAGTGATGGTTTTTTCTGTTGCTCCTAAAATTGAAGCAAAAAATTTAACACAAATTAGTGACTATATTACTACTTCTCGTCCAGGATATCAAGCAAATCATACAATAAAATTTAGGACAACAGAAGCTATTCCGCCAAGTGGGAAAATAAAAATTTCTCCAGAAGATAACTTTTTTTTAATCCCAGTTGCTCTTGATTATACTGATATTGATTTAGCAACTTCAACAGATAGAGATACTGGGTATGTTGAAAGAAATTTGTTTTCTTTTCCTATTTTTACCGCTGATGGAGTTTCAATAACAGGGTCAGCAACTACCTCCGCGATTGAAATAACCCTTCGAAATAATTTAGGTATTCCAGCCGGAGCTTATGTTCAAATAAAAATTGGTGACATTGCTGTCCATGAAGAATTTGGAGATACATATATTATCAATCCAGGAGATGCAGGCTCCTATGGACTTGAGGTTGAAACTTTTGATAGCTCTAATAATCTTCTAGATAGAGCAGAACCAATGGTAGCAATAGTAGAGGCTGTAACAGTTTCATCGTATATGCCAAAAATAAGATCACGTGGTTCTCCTTCGGGAACACTTGCTTTTGGAACTGTTTCAACCATTATGTCTTTAGTAAGCAATTATAGTGCTGATTGTCGTTATTCGACAGCTTCAAATACTCCCTTTACTTCAATGACAGATGATTTTGGATATACTGGGAACTATTTTCATTCAGAAACTCTAACAGCCCTTACTGGTGGTTTTCATGCATATTATATACGATGTCGAGATCAATATGCTGTTGATGATATTGATGACTATGTAATTCTTTTTTATGTTGAATCAGTTGAGGGGGAAGTTGGAACAGGGGATAGTGATTCTACATCTACAGAGGATGGCATTGGAGATGAACTTGTTGATGATGGCGGAACTGATGGTGGCGGCGGAGGAGGAACAGGCGTCACTTCTGGTACACTTGATCCATATGATGTCCCTCTAGCTGACCCGGCAGTTGAGTTTTCAGGCTTTGCATACCCAGGCAGCAGAGTTTATCTGCTAGTCGATGGAGTAGCCAGTCAAAATGTTTTAGCAAATAGTGTTGGGGTTTTTAGTCTTGGGATAGATGAGCTTCCTCGTGGAGTTTATACTTTTGGCATTTGGGCAGCTGATCGTGAAGGAAAAAATTCATTAACTTATAACACAACCTTTTATGTTGAAGAGGGGACCAAATCAGCTGTTTCAGATATTTTCATATCACCAACCCTCAATACAAGTATTATGGAAGTTGACCCAGGGAATTCAATGGCATTGCACGGCTATGGGGCGGCCAGCACTTTTACAGAAGTATGGTTTTATCCCTATCTCGAAAGAGCTCTCAGAGAAGAGGAAATTATAAAACAACAAGCAGATGTTGATTCTCTGGGTCTTTGGAATATTATCTTAAATACGGACGAAGCATTTGGCGGGCAATATAGATTAAAAGCCAGATCATACAAGGAGGGTTTAGGCTATTCGGAATTCTCGGGCATAATAAATATTGGAGTAGGTGAACAGGTAGAAGAACAAACAACTGAGTGTGCCAACGGAGATCTTAATGGCGATGGGAAGGTAAACATTACCGATTTTTCTATTATGCTTTATTGGTGGAATACAGACAATGCATGCGCAGATCAAAATGATTCAGGGAATGTTGATTTGACCGATTTTTCTATTATGATGTTTTATTGGACAGGATAG